Proteins found in one Lysinibacillus fusiformis genomic segment:
- a CDS encoding NCS2 family permease yields the protein MKKYFMFDELGTNYRREIIGGITTFLAMAYILAVNPGILENAGMDKGAVFVATALAAAVGSLIMGIFAKFPISLAPGMGLNAFFAFTVVGAYGIPWQTGLTGVFFSGIIFIILSLTGIRETVINAIPVQLKYAVSAGIGLFITFVGLQGAGIIVDSPATLVTLGSFTGATLLAVFGIILSVILIIKLRSVGIFLGMVITAVIGMITGIIDPPTAVVSAIPSVDSTFMVALEPLGDFGTLFNVKFLVVVLTFLFVDFFDTAGTLMAVATQAGLVKDNKLPRAGRALMADALATTIGSLFGTSTTTAYVESTSGVAAGARSGFSAVVTAVLFLVALFFSPLLAVVTPAVTAPALVIVGVLMVSSLRLIDWDKFEIAVPAFFTVLMMPLGYSIATGIAIGFVFYPITMLLAGRKKEIHPMMYGLFFVFLAYFIWVR from the coding sequence ATGAAAAAATATTTCATGTTCGATGAATTAGGAACTAATTATCGCCGCGAAATCATAGGTGGTATTACAACCTTCCTTGCAATGGCATATATTCTAGCTGTTAACCCAGGTATTCTAGAAAATGCAGGGATGGATAAAGGTGCTGTTTTCGTAGCAACAGCATTAGCAGCAGCAGTCGGTTCTTTGATTATGGGGATTTTCGCTAAGTTCCCGATTTCACTTGCTCCTGGGATGGGGTTAAATGCATTCTTTGCATTTACTGTAGTCGGAGCATACGGTATTCCATGGCAAACTGGTTTAACAGGTGTATTCTTCTCGGGGATTATCTTTATTATTTTATCTTTAACAGGTATCCGTGAAACCGTTATTAACGCTATTCCGGTACAACTTAAATATGCTGTTTCGGCAGGTATTGGTTTATTTATCACATTCGTTGGTTTACAAGGTGCAGGGATTATTGTTGATAGCCCAGCGACATTAGTCACTTTAGGAAGTTTCACAGGCGCTACATTATTAGCAGTATTCGGAATTATACTTTCAGTTATTCTTATCATTAAATTACGCAGTGTTGGTATTTTCTTAGGGATGGTGATTACTGCAGTTATTGGGATGATCACAGGTATCATCGATCCTCCAACAGCGGTTGTTTCAGCTATCCCAAGTGTAGATTCTACATTCATGGTAGCATTAGAACCACTTGGTGACTTCGGTACATTATTTAACGTGAAGTTTTTAGTAGTAGTGTTAACATTCTTGTTTGTTGATTTCTTTGATACAGCTGGTACTTTAATGGCTGTAGCAACGCAGGCAGGCTTAGTAAAAGATAATAAATTACCACGTGCAGGACGTGCTTTAATGGCAGATGCACTAGCAACGACAATCGGTTCTTTATTTGGTACATCTACAACAACTGCTTATGTAGAGTCAACTTCTGGTGTTGCAGCAGGGGCTCGCTCAGGATTCTCTGCAGTCGTAACAGCAGTACTATTCTTAGTTGCTCTATTCTTCTCACCATTATTAGCGGTTGTAACGCCAGCAGTTACTGCTCCGGCTTTAGTAATCGTAGGGGTACTGATGGTATCGTCATTACGTTTAATTGATTGGGATAAATTCGAAATAGCAGTACCTGCATTCTTTACCGTACTAATGATGCCACTCGGTTATTCAATTGCTACTGGTATTGCAATCGGCTTCGTATTCTACCCAATTACAATGTTATTAGCAGGTCGAAAAAAAGAAATTCACCCGATGATGTATGGTTTATTCTTTGTCTTCCTTGCATACTTCATTTGGGTACGGTAG
- a CDS encoding NETI motif-containing protein encodes MGKKQIWYEVQENESIEDCLARMRKDGFMAIGRKEEPLFHIVDGEPAYLRQKIQFKAIPAQDIE; translated from the coding sequence TTGGGAAAAAAGCAAATTTGGTATGAGGTACAAGAAAACGAGTCAATCGAGGATTGTTTGGCAAGAATGCGGAAAGACGGCTTTATGGCCATAGGACGAAAAGAAGAGCCTCTTTTTCATATAGTAGATGGCGAACCAGCTTATTTACGGCAGAAAATCCAGTTTAAAGCTATACCTGCTCAAGATATCGAATGA
- a CDS encoding DUF4129 domain-containing transglutaminase family protein, producing the protein MKQSLGEFLELAIAYVIVFFILREWLIPIMQLTSTGGMHLFLVFIGMSLALSLFRVHPLLSGLVKFGYITWFIVFIYSPSPVLSGDTLPFLLAEWKGNMATILTGDFGQVSDSFRTVLFLVLIWMLVYLIHHWVSVRKNIFYFFAMTVFFIATLDTFSDYDGKAAIVKVVVLGLIMTGVLFVKRLWLQVETTSTVIEKWKIVIPMLVSVLLVSSVAFFLPKTGPTWADPVPFIQGVTGQDGSGNGQKSVGYSQDDSQLGGPFQGDNTLIFTASSRDRHYWRIETKDTYTSKGWIVSEGNFGKNVYESNTPILTSLQVGPPENEHQIQLDIAVPMPFLIQTYGMISVSAQDSTLFIQDEQTERMNIEQQVGESKSLSNYSLSYSEPVYSMEQLQLSYPATLETMDSSFDRFLQLPNQLPQRVRDLASEITQKKDTVYEQIKAVESYFRTNGFKYDKTEAAIPAENQDYVDQFLFDTKVGYCDNFSTSMVVLLRSVGIPARWVKGFAPGTAGPMSDGLREYRITNDNAHSWVEAFIPGTGWMEFEPTIGFSGNVNIDYDIPLDTSDEEEVLQPEQKPEQPQPQEQVTEKEQLKSAFSFDAMWVWLKKFTYVWVIILVLLIITSISLFLQRKTWIPKMHVRAYRKKVADWSNFDSSYLVLLKQLSRIGLRRKDGETLSAFAERVDAALETDEMQKLTVVYEQHIYGKDKEDVDFVKLKESWEYLINRTIS; encoded by the coding sequence GTGAAGCAATCATTGGGAGAATTTTTAGAATTAGCCATCGCTTATGTTATTGTATTTTTCATTTTGCGTGAATGGCTTATCCCTATTATGCAATTAACGAGTACTGGTGGGATGCATCTTTTCTTAGTCTTTATCGGCATGTCTCTTGCGCTAAGTTTATTCCGCGTACATCCTTTGTTATCGGGATTAGTGAAGTTTGGTTATATTACCTGGTTTATCGTTTTTATCTATAGCCCTAGTCCTGTATTATCTGGTGATACTTTGCCTTTCTTATTGGCTGAATGGAAAGGAAATATGGCGACTATCTTGACGGGTGACTTTGGACAGGTTTCGGATTCTTTTAGAACAGTCTTATTTCTTGTGTTGATTTGGATGTTGGTTTATTTAATTCACCATTGGGTTTCGGTACGGAAAAATATATTCTATTTTTTTGCTATGACCGTTTTCTTTATTGCCACTTTGGACACATTTAGTGATTATGATGGTAAAGCGGCAATTGTGAAAGTCGTTGTTCTAGGATTAATCATGACAGGCGTACTATTTGTCAAACGTTTATGGCTTCAAGTGGAAACGACAAGTACGGTTATAGAGAAATGGAAAATTGTTATTCCGATGCTTGTATCCGTATTGCTTGTAAGTTCTGTAGCGTTCTTTTTACCGAAGACTGGACCAACATGGGCTGATCCTGTGCCGTTTATCCAAGGAGTTACTGGACAAGATGGAAGTGGGAATGGTCAAAAATCAGTTGGTTATAGCCAAGATGATAGTCAGCTAGGTGGCCCATTCCAAGGAGATAATACATTAATTTTCACTGCCTCTTCTCGTGATCGTCACTATTGGCGCATTGAAACAAAAGATACGTATACATCAAAAGGCTGGATTGTTTCAGAGGGGAACTTTGGGAAAAACGTTTATGAGTCAAACACACCGATTCTGACATCTTTACAAGTAGGACCACCTGAAAATGAACATCAGATTCAATTAGACATTGCTGTTCCTATGCCATTTTTAATTCAAACATATGGTATGATTTCCGTTTCTGCTCAAGATTCCACTCTATTTATTCAAGACGAGCAAACTGAAAGAATGAACATAGAGCAACAGGTAGGGGAATCAAAATCATTATCAAACTATTCGTTGTCTTATAGCGAACCAGTTTATAGTATGGAGCAACTCCAATTGTCATACCCTGCAACACTTGAAACAATGGACTCTTCTTTTGATCGATTTTTGCAGTTACCAAACCAACTTCCCCAACGTGTAAGGGACTTAGCTTCTGAAATAACACAAAAGAAAGATACGGTTTATGAACAAATTAAGGCTGTAGAAAGTTATTTTAGAACAAATGGTTTTAAGTACGATAAAACGGAAGCTGCAATTCCTGCTGAAAATCAAGATTACGTCGATCAATTTTTGTTCGATACAAAAGTAGGGTATTGTGATAATTTCTCCACTTCAATGGTGGTACTCTTACGTTCAGTAGGGATTCCAGCGCGGTGGGTGAAAGGTTTTGCACCTGGAACTGCAGGGCCAATGTCAGATGGATTACGCGAATATCGCATCACAAATGACAATGCACACTCTTGGGTAGAAGCATTTATACCTGGAACGGGATGGATGGAGTTTGAACCGACAATCGGTTTTTCGGGGAATGTGAACATTGATTATGATATCCCATTAGATACGTCTGATGAGGAAGAAGTGTTGCAGCCAGAACAAAAGCCTGAGCAACCACAACCGCAAGAACAGGTAACTGAAAAGGAACAGCTGAAATCAGCCTTTAGCTTTGATGCAATGTGGGTATGGCTGAAAAAGTTTACTTATGTTTGGGTGATAATTCTTGTATTATTAATAATCACGAGTATTTCTTTATTCTTACAGCGTAAAACATGGATTCCAAAGATGCATGTACGAGCATACCGTAAAAAAGTAGCGGATTGGTCAAATTTCGATTCTTCTTACCTTGTTTTACTGAAGCAATTATCTCGTATTGGTTTGCGCAGAAAAGATGGAGAAACGCTAAGTGCATTCGCAGAGCGTGTAGATGCAGCATTAGAAACAGATGAAATGCAGAAGTTGACGGTAGTCTATGAGCAACATATTTATGGGAAAGACAAAGAAGATGTTGATTTTGTCAAGCTGAAAGAAAGTTGGGAATATTTAATCAATCGCACTATCAGTTGA
- a CDS encoding nitrous oxide reductase accessory protein NosL: MTRWIMMLILCGVILVGCGEKTYPPREIISETDVCKVCNMSIVHNEYAGQIVLKNGDYEIFDDVGCLLDYLELNGENEVGAAYIKNKADNEWIDVYKAIYVYNKNYWTPMNYGVIAFATKDEAQVWMNDEGAGQLLAYHDLLTLNWGIHE; encoded by the coding sequence ATGACTAGATGGATAATGATGCTAATTTTATGTGGAGTTATTTTAGTAGGTTGTGGTGAAAAAACATATCCTCCACGGGAAATTATTAGTGAAACAGATGTTTGTAAAGTTTGTAATATGAGCATTGTTCATAATGAATATGCTGGACAAATTGTATTGAAAAATGGAGACTATGAGATTTTTGATGATGTTGGCTGTCTGCTAGACTACCTTGAGCTAAATGGCGAGAATGAAGTTGGGGCAGCCTATATTAAAAATAAAGCAGATAATGAATGGATTGACGTTTATAAAGCGATTTATGTGTACAACAAAAATTATTGGACGCCGATGAACTATGGCGTTATTGCATTTGCTACAAAAGATGAAGCACAGGTATGGATGAATGATGAAGGAGCGGGTCAACTATTAGCCTATCATGATTTGCTGACATTAAATTGGGGGATTCATGAGTGA
- a CDS encoding MOSC domain-containing protein, producing the protein MEKNIPMIHTLAVGMPKELVDSKGRSMITGIEKQRVQEVYLSSQGFEGDDVADKKHHGGPDRAVCLYPAEHYIQWEQELGKTLPTAAFGENLTVTNMLEADVCIGDIYKIGDVVIQITQGRIPCSTIDRYTEANILLKRLIETGYTGFLARVLEEGTICADSSIELVEKHPARISVLYCNEVYFKNKDAIAMKQIQAVDALAEDWKEKLEKRIQLLQSKVMS; encoded by the coding sequence ATGGAGAAAAATATACCAATGATTCATACATTAGCTGTTGGGATGCCAAAAGAATTGGTTGATAGTAAAGGGCGTTCAATGATTACAGGGATTGAAAAGCAACGAGTGCAAGAAGTTTATTTGTCCTCTCAAGGCTTTGAAGGGGATGATGTGGCAGATAAAAAACATCATGGTGGCCCTGACCGAGCAGTTTGTTTATATCCTGCGGAGCATTACATACAATGGGAACAGGAACTTGGAAAAACGTTACCCACTGCTGCATTTGGGGAAAACTTAACCGTAACGAATATGTTAGAAGCAGATGTTTGTATTGGTGATATTTATAAAATTGGTGATGTTGTCATCCAAATTACACAAGGACGTATTCCGTGTAGTACGATTGATAGATATACAGAGGCCAACATATTACTCAAACGTTTAATCGAAACGGGCTATACAGGCTTCCTTGCGCGTGTACTAGAAGAAGGAACAATTTGTGCAGATTCATCAATTGAGCTTGTAGAAAAGCATCCTGCACGTATATCAGTTTTGTATTGCAATGAAGTGTATTTTAAAAACAAAGATGCGATCGCTATGAAACAAATACAAGCAGTAGATGCACTAGCGGAAGATTGGAAAGAGAAATTAGAAAAAAGAATTCAACTCTTGCAAAGTAAAGTGATGAGCTAA
- a CDS encoding ABC transporter permease translates to MFVKIELKQILRSRWMQLVAFLFTFVFVAIIVIQQMALPDMEGFTRQTASFLNVLLFLLPLFILTIGSMSIAGDIESGWFSLLKTYPMRSMQFIIGKYVATVLAFLLVVLVALGVVLTVGSLLVGVRLPIVLVILTLLCIFIFVSLGIVLGAFAKTRLFALALSLVVWSFLLLLISYALMALGAVVSGHVLQKLTIITIHINPVEWQRFGYFIFSNQASVLGPAFYGVTKFYLSPYGHAVYGIVTILWIALPLILASKLLKEGHQR, encoded by the coding sequence ATGTTTGTAAAAATAGAGCTGAAGCAAATTTTAAGAAGTAGATGGATGCAGCTAGTAGCTTTTCTTTTTACGTTTGTTTTCGTTGCCATTATCGTCATTCAACAAATGGCTTTACCAGATATGGAGGGCTTTACGCGTCAAACGGCATCGTTTTTAAATGTGTTATTGTTTCTGTTGCCATTATTTATCTTAACCATTGGCAGTATGAGTATAGCTGGTGATATAGAATCTGGTTGGTTTTCATTATTAAAAACATATCCAATGAGAAGTATGCAATTTATTATAGGCAAATATGTGGCTACAGTACTTGCGTTTTTATTAGTGGTACTAGTGGCTTTGGGTGTTGTGTTAACAGTAGGTAGTTTACTAGTTGGCGTACGGTTACCGATTGTTTTAGTTATCCTTACGCTATTATGTATCTTTATCTTTGTGTCTTTAGGAATCGTGCTAGGGGCATTTGCCAAAACAAGATTATTTGCACTTGCATTATCCCTTGTTGTTTGGTCCTTTCTTTTATTGCTCATTTCTTATGCCTTAATGGCTCTAGGTGCAGTGGTCTCCGGTCATGTTTTACAAAAGCTTACCATCATAACGATACATATAAATCCAGTAGAATGGCAGCGCTTTGGTTATTTTATATTCAGCAATCAAGCTAGTGTGCTTGGCCCTGCCTTTTATGGTGTAACGAAGTTCTACTTATCACCATATGGTCATGCAGTGTATGGAATCGTCACGATACTTTGGATTGCACTACCGCTAATACTTGCTTCGAAGTTATTAAAGGAGGGTCATCAGCGATGA
- the guaA gene encoding glutamine-hydrolyzing GMP synthase, producing the protein MTASPLIKEQEKIVVLDFGSQFNQLITRRIREFGVFSELHPHTVTAEEIKDMNATGIIFSGGPNSVYDENAFHVDPAIFELGLPILGICYGMQLMAHTNGGKVEGAETREYGKAEVQVTTPNKLFGELPTEQIVWMSHGDHVTEVPAGFEVIATSASCPIAAMANVERKLYAVQFHPEVRHSVYGNDLLRQFVFDICGAKGDWSMANFIELEIAKIREMVGDKKVLCALSGGVDSSVVAVLIHKAIGDQLTCMFVDHNLNRKGEVEQVMKTFTEDFDMNLIKIDARKRFMDKLAGVSDPEKKRKIIGNEFIYVFDEEASKLEGMDFLAQGTLYTDIIESGTSTAQTIKSHHNVGGLPEDMQFQLIEPLKTLFKDEVRALGLELGLDEKIVWRQPFPGPGLGIRVLGEVTEEKLEIVRESDFILREEIAKAGLDRDIWQYFTVLPDIRSVGVMGDARTYDYAIGIRAVTSIDGMTSDWARIPWDVLEKISVRLVNEVKHVNRVLYDITSKPPATIEWE; encoded by the coding sequence TTGACAGCTAGCCCTTTAATAAAAGAGCAAGAAAAAATCGTTGTACTGGACTTCGGTAGCCAATTTAACCAATTAATCACACGTCGTATTCGTGAATTTGGTGTTTTCAGTGAATTACATCCACATACGGTGACTGCAGAAGAAATTAAAGATATGAACGCAACAGGTATTATTTTTTCAGGTGGTCCAAACTCTGTTTATGATGAAAATGCTTTCCATGTGGATCCAGCTATTTTCGAATTAGGTTTACCGATTTTAGGTATTTGCTATGGTATGCAATTAATGGCACATACAAACGGCGGTAAAGTTGAAGGTGCTGAAACACGCGAATATGGTAAAGCTGAAGTTCAAGTAACAACGCCAAATAAATTATTTGGTGAGTTACCTACAGAACAAATCGTTTGGATGAGTCATGGTGACCATGTAACAGAAGTTCCAGCTGGATTTGAAGTCATCGCAACTAGCGCATCTTGTCCGATTGCTGCAATGGCAAACGTTGAACGTAAGCTATATGCCGTACAATTCCATCCAGAAGTACGTCACTCTGTATATGGTAATGATCTATTACGTCAATTCGTATTCGACATCTGTGGAGCGAAAGGCGATTGGTCAATGGCAAACTTCATTGAGCTTGAAATTGCAAAAATTCGTGAAATGGTTGGTGATAAAAAAGTATTATGTGCTCTTTCTGGTGGTGTAGACTCATCGGTTGTAGCAGTGTTAATCCATAAAGCAATCGGCGATCAATTAACTTGTATGTTCGTAGACCACAACTTAAACCGTAAAGGTGAAGTTGAACAAGTAATGAAAACATTCACAGAAGACTTTGACATGAATCTTATTAAAATCGATGCACGTAAACGCTTCATGGACAAACTTGCTGGCGTTTCTGATCCAGAGAAAAAACGTAAAATTATTGGTAATGAATTCATTTATGTATTTGATGAAGAAGCATCTAAGCTTGAAGGTATGGATTTCTTAGCACAAGGAACTCTTTACACAGATATTATTGAATCTGGTACTTCAACTGCACAAACAATCAAATCACACCATAACGTTGGTGGTCTTCCAGAAGATATGCAATTCCAACTAATCGAGCCACTGAAAACTTTATTTAAAGATGAAGTACGTGCACTAGGCTTAGAGCTTGGACTTGACGAAAAAATCGTTTGGCGTCAACCATTCCCGGGTCCTGGATTAGGTATCCGTGTGCTTGGTGAAGTAACAGAAGAAAAATTAGAAATCGTTCGCGAATCGGATTTCATTCTACGTGAAGAAATCGCAAAAGCTGGCCTTGATCGTGACATTTGGCAATACTTCACGGTATTACCTGATATCCGTTCAGTTGGTGTAATGGGCGATGCACGTACGTATGACTATGCAATTGGTATCCGTGCCGTTACATCTATCGACGGTATGACTTCTGACTGGGCACGTATCCCTTGGGATGTACTAGAGAAAATCTCTGTCCGCCTAGTAAACGAAGTAAAACACGTGAACCGCGTGCTGTATGATATTACATCTAAGCCACCAGCAACGATTGAGTGGGAATAG
- a CDS encoding DUF58 domain-containing protein yields the protein MRRWKAFVEKSKHFLLIAFLMIVTFCYAMFQGGFVSWFVFFTVSPFLVYAFLFFIIREDILLIERKIDPMHIERGQSAKVFITIERKTRFPFAYIIMEELVDSEGLVQAKIQNANAIKFVGFKKNFSWHYELENMPRGEHRYLGVTIVFYDFFGWAKKIVVAEKEQTILVYPRIQEMKYAALQTKYDVGPMMSPYSIVKDTSMAVGLREYVPGDRFSWIHWKSFARTQTLQSKEFEDRQSSELMLVLDATNSLMFEEKVELAASMLQMIVQERGDLSFISAGEMTKVFPVIQGDKQLDQVMYHLAAIKPTENVKFRFHDQQAFKQVATLLYVTSNVSDELLHMLANIVKSCICFVVAKQPPEQSEHTMRYKHIQVIYVNPADFYHLFTEVMKP from the coding sequence ATGAGGCGATGGAAAGCTTTTGTAGAAAAAAGTAAGCATTTCCTATTAATCGCTTTCTTGATGATCGTAACATTTTGTTATGCAATGTTCCAAGGTGGTTTTGTCAGCTGGTTTGTATTTTTTACAGTTAGTCCATTTTTAGTGTACGCATTCCTGTTCTTTATCATTAGAGAAGATATTTTACTAATAGAACGTAAGATTGACCCGATGCATATAGAACGGGGTCAATCGGCGAAGGTGTTTATTACGATAGAACGAAAAACACGTTTCCCATTTGCCTATATCATAATGGAGGAACTTGTAGATAGTGAAGGATTAGTGCAAGCTAAAATACAAAATGCGAATGCTATTAAGTTCGTTGGATTTAAAAAAAACTTTAGCTGGCATTATGAATTAGAGAATATGCCACGTGGAGAACATCGCTACCTGGGAGTTACAATTGTTTTTTATGATTTCTTTGGCTGGGCAAAAAAGATTGTTGTAGCAGAAAAGGAACAAACTATTTTGGTCTATCCAAGAATACAAGAGATGAAATACGCTGCGCTTCAAACAAAATATGATGTTGGCCCTATGATGTCACCTTATTCTATTGTGAAGGACACGTCTATGGCTGTTGGTTTAAGAGAGTATGTTCCAGGAGATCGTTTTTCATGGATTCATTGGAAATCGTTTGCACGAACACAAACCTTACAGTCTAAGGAATTTGAGGATCGACAATCATCTGAATTAATGTTAGTACTGGACGCTACAAATTCCTTAATGTTTGAAGAAAAAGTGGAGTTAGCAGCATCAATGTTACAGATGATCGTTCAGGAACGTGGAGATTTATCATTTATTTCCGCTGGAGAAATGACGAAAGTATTCCCTGTTATACAGGGTGACAAGCAGTTGGATCAGGTTATGTATCATTTAGCTGCTATAAAACCTACAGAAAATGTGAAATTTCGATTCCATGACCAACAAGCCTTTAAGCAAGTTGCCACACTACTTTATGTGACAAGTAATGTTTCGGATGAATTACTACATATGCTTGCAAATATAGTGAAAAGCTGTATTTGTTTTGTAGTGGCAAAGCAGCCACCTGAGCAATCTGAACATACGATGCGGTATAAACATATTCAAGTTATCTATGTAAATCCAGCAGATTTCTATCATTTATTCACGGAGGTGATGAAACCGTGA
- a CDS encoding AAA family ATPase: protein MNAQIQNVLENIEKVMIGKREVAELSIVALLARGHVLLEDVPGVGKTMMVRALAKSFDAQFKRIQFTPDLLPSDVVGISIYNPKTMEFEFRPGPIMGDVVLADEINRTSPKTQSALLEGMEEASVTIDGKTLIINQPFFVMATQNPIEHEGTYPLPEAQLDRFLLKIKMGYPSRGQEVEILRRAENGKAIEKIEAVLSVAQLIELQELVQGVYVEDSVKNYMVELAAQTRENNYVYLGVSPRATIALMKASQAYAFLKGRSYVTPDDVQYLVPFVFSHRLVLKPDARYDNVTPDEIIQRIIAKTPVPTKRFAEQ, encoded by the coding sequence ATGAATGCTCAAATACAGAACGTTTTAGAAAATATAGAAAAAGTAATGATTGGTAAAAGAGAAGTTGCTGAGCTCAGTATTGTCGCATTATTAGCAAGGGGACATGTATTGTTAGAGGATGTACCTGGAGTAGGAAAGACAATGATGGTGCGAGCACTTGCAAAATCTTTTGATGCACAATTTAAGCGTATTCAATTTACACCGGATTTATTGCCTTCAGATGTAGTTGGTATTTCAATTTATAATCCAAAGACTATGGAGTTTGAATTTCGTCCTGGGCCAATCATGGGGGATGTTGTATTAGCCGATGAAATAAACCGAACGTCGCCAAAAACTCAATCAGCCCTGTTAGAGGGAATGGAGGAGGCCTCTGTTACAATTGATGGAAAAACGCTGATAATTAATCAGCCATTTTTTGTTATGGCCACACAAAATCCGATTGAACATGAAGGTACCTATCCTTTACCTGAAGCACAGCTAGATCGATTTCTCTTAAAGATAAAAATGGGTTATCCATCTAGGGGGCAGGAAGTTGAAATTTTGCGAAGAGCTGAGAATGGTAAAGCCATTGAAAAAATCGAAGCAGTGTTATCTGTGGCGCAATTAATTGAATTACAGGAACTTGTTCAAGGTGTGTATGTAGAAGATTCTGTTAAAAATTATATGGTGGAGCTTGCTGCCCAAACAAGGGAAAATAATTATGTCTATTTAGGTGTGAGTCCGCGAGCAACAATAGCGCTAATGAAAGCTTCTCAAGCTTACGCATTTTTGAAAGGTCGAAGCTATGTAACACCTGATGATGTTCAATATCTAGTGCCATTTGTCTTTAGCCATCGCTTAGTTTTAAAACCAGATGCACGCTATGATAACGTGACACCGGACGAAATTATCCAGCGTATCATTGCCAAAACACCAGTTCCAACAAAGAGGTTTGCAGAACAATGA
- a CDS encoding ABC transporter ATP-binding protein, giving the protein MILLEGKNVANVYENDRGLKDASFALHAGRILALVGGNGAGKSTLIRLLTGQEQPQSGEMIWHIPQIIRYMPDDINFPTMLTAAEILELLASLKQVDKYQQESVLKRVSLWDVRKQRAKHFSKGMLQRLNLAQSLLGSGSLLILDEPTNGLDPFWIAQLKNMMLEEKEKGNTIIFSTHLLSFAEEIADDVLVLHEGKIIISGAITEIFSQENSTSLEEIWLKRLKL; this is encoded by the coding sequence ATGATTCTGTTAGAAGGAAAAAATGTAGCCAATGTTTATGAAAATGATAGAGGATTAAAAGATGCCTCCTTTGCGCTGCATGCTGGTCGAATTCTCGCATTGGTTGGAGGAAACGGGGCTGGAAAGAGTACCTTGATTCGTTTATTAACTGGTCAAGAGCAGCCGCAGTCCGGTGAAATGATATGGCATATACCACAAATAATCCGTTACATGCCTGATGATATAAATTTTCCAACTATGCTAACTGCCGCTGAAATATTAGAGCTGTTGGCATCTTTAAAACAAGTAGATAAATATCAACAAGAGAGTGTGTTGAAGCGTGTTTCCTTGTGGGATGTTCGGAAGCAAAGAGCGAAACACTTTTCCAAAGGGATGCTACAGCGACTAAACCTAGCTCAAAGCCTACTTGGTAGCGGTTCTTTACTAATATTAGATGAGCCAACCAATGGCCTAGATCCATTTTGGATAGCACAGTTGAAAAATATGATGTTGGAGGAAAAGGAAAAAGGGAATACGATTATATTCTCTACTCATTTGCTGTCTTTTGCTGAAGAAATAGCGGATGATGTGTTAGTTTTACATGAAGGAAAAATTATTATTTCTGGGGCGATAACTGAAATTTTTTCACAAGAAAATTCTACATCTTTAGAAGAAATATGGTTAAAAAGGTTGAAATTGTAA